The following coding sequences lie in one Primulina huaijiensis isolate GDHJ02 chromosome 2, ASM1229523v2, whole genome shotgun sequence genomic window:
- the LOC140959691 gene encoding zinc finger protein 8-like produces MELKMDQSETRDFMNVESFAQLPFIRPTPLVKEKGSSAGAIRLFGKEFGGNNGIHEDPHENNKVNNNDREEDHDANKDLIGSNENNSDISSNRKFECHYCCRNFPTSQALGGHQNAHKRERQHAKRAHLQSEAQVYGLMNYSRLGSALSLPLSYHSWNSSSKSGTGNTGSRLYGSSGYGSFNSHQPAAINGSPLGLWRIPDSHSSSSFGSRERSIMVPMHQYLGQTPFTSFTSSNPNSQNRFGYESRPGMQDHVSLDLHL; encoded by the coding sequence ATGGAGTTGAAGATGGATCAGAGCGAGACTCGAGATTTCATGAACGTCGAGTCCTTCGCCCAGTTGCCCTTTATTCGCCCCACGCCGCTCGTCAAAGAGAAGGGGTCTTCTGCTGGTGCCATTAGGCTTTTCGGCAAAGAATTCGGAGGCAACAACGGTATTCACGAAGACCCCCATGAGAACAACAAAGTTAACAATAATGATCGAGAAGAGGATCATGATGCAAACAAGGACTTGATCGGAAGTAATGAAAACAATTCAGATATCAGTAGCAACAGGAAATTCGAATGCCATTACTGCTGCCGGAACTTCCCCACTTCACAAGCACTGGGGGGCCACCAGAACGCGCACAAGAGGGAGCGCCAGCATGCGAAACGAGCCCACTTGCAGTCCGAGGCACAAGTCTACGGCCTGATGAACTACTCGCGCCTAGGATCGGCCCTCTCCCTACCTTTGTCTTATCACTCATGGAACAGCAGTAGCAAAAGCGGTACAGGTAATACCGGCAGCAGGCTTTACGGCAGCAGCGGCTATGGCTCGTTTAATTCGCATCAACCGGCCGCCATTAATGGGAGCCCTTTGGGGCTGTGGCGTATCCCGGACTCTCATAGTTCATCGTCTTTCGGTTCTCGGGAACGCTCTATCATGGTGCCGATGCATCAGTATCTGGGGCAGACTCCATTTACATCTTTTACTAGCAGCAACCCTAATTCTCAGAATCGGTTCGGGTATGAATCCAGGCCTGGAATGCAAGATCACGTGAGTTTGGATCTACATCTTTGA